Genomic segment of Buchnera aphidicola (Aphis fabae):
TCATGATAAAAAAAACTTAAAAATATTTTTTGATTTAAATCAAAGTAAAGAAACTAAAAAAATAGTAGATGAAGAACGATTAGCAGAAGACTTGCGTTTTTTATACGTCTCTATAACAAGAGCTATTTATCATTGTAGCTTGGGAATAGGAGATATTATCAACAAAAAAAACCAAAAAAAAAGTGATAATTATAAAAGTGCCTTAGGATATATTATACAACGTGGATGTTATATGGATTATGATAGTTTGTTATGTGAAATAAATTCATTGAATATGAAATCATATATAAACATAAAATATGATACAATAAACATTAAAATTTCTTCTACTAAAAAAGATGTATATTTGCTATCTCAATCTCATAATTTAATTAAAAAAACACAAAATTACCTGCAAACAACAAGTTTTACAAAGTTAAAAAAAGAAAATATTTCGATTAATCAAAATAATCATAATATAAATTACATTTTAAATCAGAGAAAAATTTATCAAGAAAAAATAATATTTGAAAATTTTCCAGTAGGAAAAGAAACTGGAATTCTTATACACTATATATTGAATAGAATTAATTTTTTAGAAAAATTAAATATTGATTTTTTTTATAAATCTTTAAAAAAACATGGATTTGAAGAAAAATGGGCTCCTATATTAACATCTTGGATAGATAATATTATTCATGTAAAATTAAAAAATTTAAATTTTAATTTATCTATGTTAAAACCACATCAATATATAAAAGAAATGAAATTTTTTTTACCTATACAAAAAACATTACATAGCATAGACTTTAATCATATTATTCAATCTTTTGACCCAATTTCTTCTCTTACACCTAAAATATCTTTTAATCCAATTACTGGAATTTTAAAAGGATCTATTGATTTAGTTTTTTTTTGGGAAAAACGATATTATATAATAGATTATAAAACTAATTATCTAGGTAATGATAAAAATTCATATTCTTTAAAAAATATCAAAAAAGAAATTATTAAAAATAGATATGATTTACAATATCAAATATATACAGTTGCATTACATCAATATTTAAATAAAAAAATAAAAAAATATAAATATAAAAATAATTTTGGTGGAGTATTTTATATGTTTTTGAGGGGTATAGATAAAGTGAATAAAAATAATGGTATTTTCTATATCATGCCAGAGTACTTGTTAGTTAAAAATTTAATTAATTTATTTCTAATTAAAAATTAAGTAGTGTTATTGATATGAAAAAACTATTAAAAGATTTAGTAAAAAATAAGATCATACGCATGATTGATTTCATTTTTTCACAATTTATCTCTAAAACAAATAATATCATTATGTTAGTAGCAGCATGTACAAGTTTTGAGAGTAATAATGGCCATATTTTTTTATCACTTGAATATTTCAAAAAAAATAATTTTTTTTCTATTAACAATAAAAAAATTATTAAAAAAATATTATTTATTTTAAATAAAAACCAAACGAACTGGTCATTAGAATTATCAAAACATCATGCTTTTAGTAATGGAGATATTATAACTCCTTTAGTATTTTTTAAAGATAAAGTTTATCTTTATAAGATATGGAAATCTGAAAAAAATATTCTAAAGTATTTACATCAAAAACAAATATATAATGAATTTGATTTAATAAAGACTTGTTCACTCTTAAAAGAATTATTTCCTAGTAAAGAATATAACTATCAAAAAATAGCTGTAGCATTAAGTTTAATAAATCAAATATTTTTTATCTTAGGAGGTCCTGGGACTGGAAAAACTACTACAATAATAAAAATTATTATTATATTAATAAAAAATACAAAAAAAAATATTAAAATACAATTATCAGCACCTACAGGAAAAGCTACAGCACATTTAATTGAAACATTAAATAATTATAAAACATTTGATTTATACCTATCTTCAGAAGAAAAAAAACTATTTCTTTTAAAACCTGTCACTATACATCAATTATTAGGAGTATCAAAAACATCTGACAAAATTTTTTTTAATAAAAAAAACCCTTTAAATATAGATGTTTTAATTATTGATGAAGTATCTATGATAGATATTTTTATGATGAATAATATATTTTCTGCTCTTCAAAAAAATACTAAAATTATTTTTATTGGAGATCATAATCAATTATCACCAATAGGAGCAGGTTCTATTTTAAAAAAAATTTATAATTATTCACATGATGGTTATAGTATAGAAACTATATCTTATTTAAAAAATATTACACAATATTCAAAATTATATAATAAAGAAAATAAGAATAATACTTTTTTAATTAGTGATAAAATATGTATTTTAAAAAAAAATTATAGATTTAAAACCAATTCAGGAATTTACATATTATCAAATGCAATTGATCAAAATAAAAAAGAAATTTTTATTAAATTATTTAATAATTCAATAAAAAATGTTTTTTTTTATGAAATTAATTGCGAACATCAATATGAAAGAATGATTAATAAAATTATTTTTTATAATCAAGAATATTGGGATAAAATAGAGCAAAAAGAAAGTATAAAAGAAATTATAAAAAAATTTAAACAGCATCAAATATTATGTATTGTTAGAGATGGTCTATTCGGAATACATAATATAAATAATACTTTAGAAAAAGTAATGTATAAAAAAAATATTATTAAAAAATATTCCTATATTAACAATCAAATATGGTATCCAGGAAAACCTATTATTATTACAAAAAATAACAAATATTTAAATCTATCTAACGGTGATATAGGAATTACTCATTTCAATCATCAAAAAAAATTACAAGTGTGTTTTTTACAAGATCATAATAATACTAAATATATTCCTGTTGATTTATTAGAAAATTATGAAACTGCTTGGTGTATTACTGTTCATAAAGCTCAAGGTTCTGAATTTAATCATACAACATTAATACTTCCAAATAAAAATTTAGAAATATTGAACAAAGAAATTTTATATACAGCAATTACAAGATCTCGAAAAAAATTAAGTATTTTTTCAAATAAAAAAATATTCATTATGACGTCAAAAAAACAAAAGTTTTTAATATATTAAAATAAATCCATCATTAAAATTTTAGAACAACGTTGATAATTATACATTTTTTTCTTACTTTCAGGCAATTTATCAACATTAACAATAATAAATCCTCTTTCTTGAAACCAATGAATACTATGTGTAGTAAGTACAAATATTTTTTTTAAATTTATTTTTTTAGCATTTAATTTAATTGTTTTAAGCAAACAGTCGCCTCTCGAAGAATTACGATAATCAGGATGAACTGCAACACATGCCATTTCTCCTAAATTTTCTTTAAAAAAAGGATATAATGCAGCACATGCAATAGTTAAGTTATCACGCTGAATAATTGTAAACTTGTCTACTTCCATTTCTAACTGTTCTCTCGATCTACGAACTAAAATCCCTTTTTTTTCTAAAGGCCGAATTAACTCTAAAATTCCTCCGATATCATTAATAGTAGCTTGTCTAATTTTTTCTGCAGATTCCATAACCATTTGTGTTCCAATACCATCACGAGAAAATAATTCCTGTAATAAAGCTCCATTTTTATGATAGCTAATCAAATGACTCCTATTTACACCATTTTTACAAGCTTTGATAGATCCTTTTAAAAAACGAACTGTTGAAGAAATATAATCTCCATTTTTTTCTAATTTTATAATCTTTTTATTTATATCATCAGGTAATAATTCTGAAATAGTTTTTCCTTGATCATTAAGAACTCCTTGATTACTACAAAAACCTATCATTTTTTCTGCCTTCAACTTAATACTAACTTGTGTAGCAATTTCTTCAGAAGTTAAATTAAAACTTTCTCCTGTAACAGAAACTGCAACAGGACCAATTAAAACTATAGCACCATTTGTTAATTGACAATCAATAGCTTTTTTATCAATTCTTCTAATTCGACCAGTATGTATATAATCTATACCTTCGTCTATACCCAATGGTTGCGCAATAACAAAGTTTCCACTTACAACATTAATATTTGCTCCTTGCAAAGGAGTATTACTTAAACTCATTGAAAGACGAGCAGTAATATCAAGTTGTAATCTTCCTGCTGCTTGTTTAACTTGTTCTAAACATAGCAAATTAGTAACACGTATATATTTATGATATGTGATTTTAATTTTTTTTTCATTTAAATTTGAATTAATTTGAGGACAAGCTCCATATACAAGTACTAATCGAATACCTAAACTATGTAATAAACCAATATCGTTAATAATACCAGAAAAATTTCCATATTTAATTGCCTCACCGCTTAACATAATAACAAATGTTTTTCCACGATGAGCATTAATATAAGGAACACTATGGCGAAAACCCTGAACTAATTCAGTAGTACGCTCTTTCATGATAATCCTCTTGCTTTTTCACTCGAACCTATATATTATTTTTAAGTAAAATTAAGTTTTATATTATTTATATTACACTAATTAAAAAACCAATTACCAAAATAATATAAATATAAAACACATCGTGTGATAAAATTTTTTAAAAATAAAAGTTTTATCATTAAAAAATGATATATATATTATAAATTGTGGAATATTTTTTTTTAGATAGGATGTATTTGGTTGCGGGGGCTGGATTTGAACCAACGACCTTCGGGTTATGAGCCCGACGAGCTACCAGACTGCTCCACCCCGCTTTAGTTAGTAAAGAATACATCTTTAAGAAAAAAAATGCAACCTTTTTTTAAAAACATTTTTATTTTTTTTAAATACTTTCTTTTATTAAAAGAAATTTAACAAATATTCAAAAATATTACTATGATTAATTACAAAACTTTTAAACTGCAAAATAAAAAAAATATAAAAAAAATAATATTAAATGTAATATTTATATTTATAATTTCATGTAATAATTATGATTCTAGTAAAGGTCAACAATATCAAAAAAAAATTACTAACAATTTTACTGAAACAAAAAAAATAAATATTAAAACTAAATTAATTAATCAAAAAGACTTTATTATACAATTAGAAAAAATTAAAAAATTTTCTCCAAATTTATACTTAAAAAATTCTATTCTTTATAATAATATTAAAAAATGGTTAAAAACATCAGACTTGAATACATTGAATAAATTTGGAATTAAAATATTTCAAATGAAAGGAGTAGATAATTATGGCAATGTTAAAATTACTGGATACTATACGCCTATAATACAAGCTCGAAAAATAAAAAAAGATAATTTTATTTATCCAATATATCAAACACCATCTGTTTTTAAAAAAAATCAAATTCTACCACAAAGAAAAGATATATATAATGGTATTCTAAAAAAAAAATATATTTTAGCTTATAGCAACTCTTTAATAGATAATTTTATTATGGAAATTCAAGGAAGTGGTTTTATAGACTACGGAAATGGAAATCCATTAACTTTTTTTAGTTATGCAAAAAAAAATAACTGGCCTTATACAAGTATAGGAAGAATATTAATAAAACGAGGTGAAATAAGTAAAAAAAATATTTCTATGCAAAGTATTAAGAACTGGTGCAGTAAACATACCAATTTAGAAGTTCAAAAATTACTTGAAGAAAACAAATCTTTTGTTTTTTTTAAAGAAACTAAAATGAAAGAAGTATTCGGATCTAGTGCTGTACCATTAATCGCAAAATCAGCAATAGCTGTAGATAAATCTATCATTAAAAATGGAAGTATATTATTAGTACAAATACCTTTACTTGATAAAAAAGGTGTTTTTATTAATAAATATGAAATGCGATTATTATGTGCATTAGATGTAGGGGGTATGATTAAAGGACAACATTTTGATATTTATCAGGGAATTGGAGAACAAGCGGGTATACAAGCAGGTTTTTATAATCACTATGGAAATGCTTGGATATTAAAAACAAATCTTAAAACAACTAAAAATTAAAAAAATGAATATTATTCAATCCGGAATTACAAATAAAACAGCATCAATTGCAATAATTATTTCTAGATTTAATCAATTTATTAATAATCACTTATTATCTGGAGCACTAGATACTTTAACAAGAGTAGGTCAAATACAAAAAGAAAACATTTTAAAAATATATGTTCCTGGAACTTATGAAATACCTATAATAGCTAAGTATATTGCAAAATATAAAAAGTATAATGCTATTATTGCAATAGGAACAATTATTAAAGGAAGTACAGATCATTTTAAATACATTGCAAGTGATACATATAACAATCTTTCAAAAATTAGTATGAAATATTTCATTCCAATAACATTAGGAATATTAACTACAAAAAATCTAGAACAATCTATTGAAAGATCAGGTTTAAAAATGGGTAATAAAGGATCTGAAGCTGCATTAGCAGCATTAGAAATGATCAATATTATAGAAAAATTAAAAAAAGATAATGATTAAATTATGAAATACAACGAATTTGAAATTATTTCTCATTTTTTTAATAAGTATCAAAAAACAGATAAAAATCTTATCAAAGGTATTGGAGACGATAGCGCATTAATTAAAATACCAAAAAACAATATCCTTGCTATTAGTACTGATACTTTAGTAGAAGGAACACATTTTTTTAAAAATATTACCCCTGAAAATTTAGCTTATAAAACAATTGCTGTAAATCTCAGTGATTTAGCTGCTATGGGTGCACTTCCTAAGTGGATAACATTATCTATTACTATGCCTAAATCAAATAGTACATGGTTAAAATGTTTTAGTGAAAATTTTTTTAAAATTTTAAACCAATATAAAATAACACTTATAGGTGGAGATACTAATTGTGGACCTTTAAGTATTACACTAAGTGTTTACGGGTTAATTCAAGGAGAAAAAGCATTATTAAGAAAAAATGCTAAAGAAGGAGATTTAATCTATGTAACAGGATATCTTGGAGAAAGCGCTGCTGGTTTATTTTTACTCCAAAAAAAAAAAATATAAATATAACAATAAAAAACTATTTAATTCAAAAACATCTTAATCCTATTCCACGAATTTCTGAAGGTATAATAATAAGAAGCTTTGCCAATGCAGCAATAGATATATCAGATGGATTAATTGCTGATTTAGGACATATATTAGAAAATAGTCAATGCGGAGCTGATATAGAAGTAAATAAATTACCTATCTCTAAAAAATTAATAAATAATTTTAAAAAAAATAATTGTTTGAATTGGGCATTATATTTCGGAGAAGACTATGAATTATGTTTTACAGTTTCTAAAAAAAACATTAAAAAATTAAATTTAGCTATTAAAAAACGTTTAATTCAATGCAAACACATTGGATATATTACTTCAAAAGAAAAAGGTTTTAATTTAATGAAAAACAATAAAAAAATTAATTTTAAAAAAACTGGTTTTAATCATTTTAATTAAAATAATCTTTAAAAATTTTGGTAAAATATGAAAAATATATTTTATATGCAAAGAGCTATACAACTTAGTAAATTAGGTGAATTTACAACCTCTCCAAATCCGAATGTTGGTTGTGTAATTGTTAATCAAGACCACATTGTTGGAGAAGGATGGCATAAAAAATATGGAGATAATCATGCTGAAGTTAATGCATTAAATATGGCTGGAAAACAAGCAAAAGGAGGAATTGCATATATTACATTGGAGCCATGTAATCATTTTGGTAAAACACCACCATGCTGTGATGCATTAATTAATGCTGGAATTGTTCATGTAATCATATCAAATTTAGATCCTAATCCAAAAGTATCTGGAAAAGGAATTACTTATCTCAGAAAAAATAATATTTCTGTAGAAATAGGATTGCTATCGAAAGAATCTAAAAAATATAATAAAGGTTTTTTTAAACGTATGAAAACTGGATTTCCATGAATTCAACTGAAATTAGCAATGTCAATAGATGGAAGAACTGCAATGAAAACTGGTGAAAGTAAGTGGATTACTTCGAAAGATTCACGTCAAGATGTACAAATATTTCGAGCCAAAAGTTCAGCAATTCTAAGTAGTAGTACAACTATTATACATGATAATGCACAATTAACTGTACGTAAAAAAGAATTTAATTCCAAAATACTGTCTAAATTTCCTGAAAAAGATTTTAAACATCCAATAAGGGTTATTATAGATAGCAAAAATCAAATGAAAAAATCACATAAAATAATGCATACAAAAGAAAAAATTTTATTAATAAGATTAAAACCAGATAATGAATTATGGCCAGATAATATAAAACAAATTATAATAAAACCATATAAAAAAAAAATTAACATTATATCTACATTAAAATTTTTAGGAAATTTAGAAATTAATAATGTATGGATAGAAGCTGGAAGCACCCTTTCTGGTTCTTTATTAAAGATGCAATTAATAGATGAAATAATTATATATATTGCACCTAAAATATTAGGACACGAAGCAAAACCATTGTTTTTATTAAAAAATCATTTAAAGTTATTTGAATGTATTAAATTTAATTTTGTAGATTTTAAAAAAATAGGTCCAGATATAAGATTAATATTAGAACCTCAAAAAAAATAAAACATTAGGAAAATTTTATGATAAATCCACATTTTCGAAGAAAAGCTCGTGCTTGTGCTTTACAAATGCTTTACTCCTGGGAAATCTCTCAAAATAATATTAAAGATAATACTATAGAATTTTTAAAAGAAAAAAATAAAAGAAATATTGATTTAGAATATTTTTATGATTTGATTTTAGGAATAACTGATAACTGTGAAAATATAGATAATTTAATGAAACCATATTTATCACGTTCACTTAAAAAACTAGGACAAATAGAAAAAGCAATTCTTAGAATTTCATTCTATGAACTATATAAAAGAAAGGATATACCTTATAAAGTTTCTATTAATGAAGGTATTGAATTAGCTAAATTATTTGGATCAGAAGATAGTCATAAATTTATTAACGGCGTTTTAGATAAAGCCGCATTAAAAATAATAAAAGAAAAAAATAATATTATTATTAGTTTAAAAAAATAAAATGATATATTTAAAATATTAATATGATGAAACCCAAGAAAAAATTTTTTTTTCAATTCCTTCAGCATCTAATTCATAATTATGTCTAATTTCTTTCTGACTACCTTGAGTAATAAATGTATCTGGTAGTCCAATATTTAATACTGGAAGTAAAATTTTTTTTATCATGATAAATTCATTTACTGAACTACCTGCTCCACCTGAAATAATTCCTTCTTCAATAGTAACAAAAAATTTATATTGAGAAGATAATTCTATAATTATATTTGTATCTAATGGTTTAACAAATCGCATATCAACTAGTGTCGCATTTAAATTATTTGCTGCAGATAAAGCGGCTTGCAATAACACACCAAAATTTAAAATTGCTATGCTATGACCTACTCTTCTTAAAATAGATTTTCCCAATGGTATTACGTCCATTGGCGTTAATGGCTCTCCTATTCCCTTTCCTTTAGGATACCTTACGACCGTTGGACCTTGTTTATACATATATGCAGTATATAACATTTGCCTACATTCGTTTTCATTACTTGGAGTCATAATTACAAGTCCAGGAATACACCTTAAATAAGCTAAATCAAAAACACCTTGATGTGTAGGACCATCATTTCCTACTATTCCTGCTCTGTCAATAGCAAATAAAACAGATAATTTTTGCAACGCAACATCGTGTATAATTTGATCATAAGCACGCTGTAAAAAAGTAGAATAAATTGAAACAACTGGATTATATCCTGCAGCAGCTAAACCAGCTGCAAAGGTAACTGCATGCTGTTCAGCAATAGCAACATCAAAATATTGATTTGGAAATAAACGAGAAAAATTTAACATACCTGAACCTTCACACATTGCAGGTGTAATTGCTATTAATTTTTTATCAATACTTGCTATCTCACACAACCAAGAACCAAATACTTCTGAATAAGTAAGAACTTTATCAAAAGATGAAATATTCTTTTGTGGAACTGTATGCCATTTAATTGGATCTAATTCTGCTGGAAGATAACCTTTTCCTTTTTTTGTAATTAAATGCAATAAAAAACTACCTTTTTTATTTTTAATATCTTTTAAAAGATTGATTAAATAAAAAATATCATGTCCATCAAAAGGTCCTAAATATTGAAACGATAAATTTTCAAAAAATGAATTTTTTAATATATAATTATGTTTAATATTTTTTAAATTTTTTAAATGTATGTTTAAAGCGCCTGTATTTTTAGAAATAGACATCTCATTATCATTTAATACTACTAATAAATCAGTTTGTATTTCACCAGCATGATTCATAGCTTCAAATGCCATACCTGAAGTGATTGCACCGTCACCAATAACACAAATAGTTTTTCTATTTTTTCCTTCTTTTTGAGCTGCAATAGACAAACCTAAACCTGCACTAATTGAAGTAGAAGAATGGCCCATGCCAAAAACATCATATTGACTTTCTTCACGAAAAGGAAATGGATGTAAACCATTTTTTTTTCTAATACTAATTATTTTTTTTGCTCTGCCAGTTAAAATTTTATGCGGATAAGATTGATGTCCTATATCCCATAATAAATTGTCAAATGGTGTATTATAAACATAGTGTAAAGCAACTGTAATTTCAACTACACCTAATCCAGATGCACAATGACCCTCCGTAATAAAAATTATATCTAATAAATATCTTCTTAATTCAAAGCATAATTGAGGTAATTTTTTAATTGGTAAATATCTTAAACTTTTAACTGAATCAGCTAAAAATAATGTTGGATATTTTTTAATATCAAAATTCATTAGAAACTCATTATTAAATTCATTTCGAACGTTGAATTATAAAATCTGTTAAAAATTCTAAATTATTAACAATAAAACATTTTTTTTTAAAAATTTTTAAAATAGACAATGCTTCTTGATATAAAATTTTTATTTTTTTTTGAGATTGTTTGATTCCGATTAAATATGGATATGTATTATATATATTTTTATTTTCATTTGTATTTTTTTTCGTTTTTTTAGCATCATTTTTAAAATCGAAAATATCATCTTGAATTTGAAAAGCTAAACCGATAGCAATAGAAAAACGATCTAATAACAATAATATTTTTTTAGAAAAAAATTTTGAAGATAAATATGACAATCGAACAGAAGATCTAATTAAAAATGCAGTCTTATATAAATTAATTTTTTCTAATTCATTAATATTAAGTTCTTTTATATCTTTTTGTAAATCTAATGTTTGTCCGATACACATACCAGTAGATCCAATAGAATAAGACAATTCAGAAATAATTTTTATACGATTTCTATCAGAAACACCGGGCATAATATGTGTAGATAAAACATTAAATGCCAAACTTTGTAAAGCATCTCCAGCAAGTATAGTAAAACTTTCACCATATTTTACATGACAAGAAACATTACCTCTTCTAAAATAATCATTGTCAATACATGGTAAATCATCATGAATTAAAGAATAAGAATGAATTAGTTCAATAGCTATAGATATTACATCTAATGTAATAATATTTACTTTAAACATTTCTCCAATAATATATACTAAACATGCACGTAATCTTTTTCCTCCTATTAAAGTCCCATATTTCATAGATTTTATAAGAATTGAATGCTGAAAAGGCAATCTGTTTAATACATCGATTAATTTTTTATTTATACGAT
This window contains:
- the mltA gene encoding murein transglycosylase A, with product MINYKTFKLQNKKNIKKIILNVIFIFIISCNNYDSSKGQQYQKKITNNFTETKKINIKTKLINQKDFIIQLEKIKKFSPNLYLKNSILYNNIKKWLKTSDLNTLNKFGIKIFQMKGVDNYGNVKITGYYTPIIQARKIKKDNFIYPIYQTPSVFKKNQILPQRKDIYNGILKKKYILAYSNSLIDNFIMEIQGSGFIDYGNGNPLTFFSYAKKNNWPYTSIGRILIKRGEISKKNISMQSIKNWCSKHTNLEVQKLLEENKSFVFFKETKMKEVFGSSAVPLIAKSAIAVDKSIIKNGSILLVQIPLLDKKGVFINKYEMRLLCALDVGGMIKGQHFDIYQGIGEQAGIQAGFYNHYGNAWILKTNLKTTKN
- the recD gene encoding exodeoxyribonuclease V subunit alpha — its product is MKKLLKDLVKNKIIRMIDFIFSQFISKTNNIIMLVAACTSFESNNGHIFLSLEYFKKNNFFSINNKKIIKKILFILNKNQTNWSLELSKHHAFSNGDIITPLVFFKDKVYLYKIWKSEKNILKYLHQKQIYNEFDLIKTCSLLKELFPSKEYNYQKIAVALSLINQIFFILGGPGTGKTTTIIKIIIILIKNTKKNIKIQLSAPTGKATAHLIETLNNYKTFDLYLSSEEKKLFLLKPVTIHQLLGVSKTSDKIFFNKKNPLNIDVLIIDEVSMIDIFMMNNIFSALQKNTKIIFIGDHNQLSPIGAGSILKKIYNYSHDGYSIETISYLKNITQYSKLYNKENKNNTFLISDKICILKKNYRFKTNSGIYILSNAIDQNKKEIFIKLFNNSIKNVFFYEINCEHQYERMINKIIFYNQEYWDKIEQKESIKEIIKKFKQHQILCIVRDGLFGIHNINNTLEKVMYKKNIIKKYSYINNQIWYPGKPIIITKNNKYLNLSNGDIGITHFNHQKKLQVCFLQDHNNTKYIPVDLLENYETAWCITVHKAQGSEFNHTTLILPNKNLEILNKEILYTAITRSRKKLSIFSNKKIFIMTSKKQKFLIY
- the ribE gene encoding 6,7-dimethyl-8-ribityllumazine synthase; its protein translation is MNIIQSGITNKTASIAIIISRFNQFINNHLLSGALDTLTRVGQIQKENILKIYVPGTYEIPIIAKYIAKYKKYNAIIAIGTIIKGSTDHFKYIASDTYNNLSKISMKYFIPITLGILTTKNLEQSIERSGLKMGNKGSEAALAALEMINIIEKLKKDND
- the thiL gene encoding thiamine-phosphate kinase; protein product: MKYNEFEIISHFFNKYQKTDKNLIKGIGDDSALIKIPKNNILAISTDTLVEGTHFFKNITPENLAYKTIAVNLSDLAAMGALPKWITLSITMPKSNSTWLKCFSENFFKILNQYKITLIGGDTNCGPLSITLSVYGLIQGEKALLRKNAKEGDLIYVTGYLGESAAGLFLLQKKKI
- the nusB gene encoding transcription antitermination factor NusB, producing MNPHFRRKARACALQMLYSWEISQNNIKDNTIEFLKEKNKRNIDLEYFYDLILGITDNCENIDNLMKPYLSRSLKKLGQIEKAILRISFYELYKRKDIPYKVSINEGIELAKLFGSEDSHKFINGVLDKAALKIIKEKNNIIISLKK
- a CDS encoding polyprenyl synthetase family protein; its protein translation is MNFSDVYNIYQNRINKKLIDVLNRLPFQHSILIKSMKYGTLIGGKRLRACLVYIIGEMFKVNIITLDVISIAIELIHSYSLIHDDLPCIDNDYFRRGNVSCHVKYGESFTILAGDALQSLAFNVLSTHIMPGVSDRNRIKIISELSYSIGSTGMCIGQTLDLQKDIKELNINELEKINLYKTAFLIRSSVRLSYLSSKFFSKKILLLLDRFSIAIGLAFQIQDDIFDFKNDAKKTKKNTNENKNIYNTYPYLIGIKQSQKKIKILYQEALSILKIFKKKCFIVNNLEFLTDFIIQRSK
- the argA gene encoding amino-acid N-acetyltransferase, with protein sequence MKERTTELVQGFRHSVPYINAHRGKTFVIMLSGEAIKYGNFSGIINDIGLLHSLGIRLVLVYGACPQINSNLNEKKIKITYHKYIRVTNLLCLEQVKQAAGRLQLDITARLSMSLSNTPLQGANINVVSGNFVIAQPLGIDEGIDYIHTGRIRRIDKKAIDCQLTNGAIVLIGPVAVSVTGESFNLTSEEIATQVSIKLKAEKMIGFCSNQGVLNDQGKTISELLPDDINKKIIKLEKNGDYISSTVRFLKGSIKACKNGVNRSHLISYHKNGALLQELFSRDGIGTQMVMESAEKIRQATINDIGGILELIRPLEKKGILVRRSREQLEMEVDKFTIIQRDNLTIACAALYPFFKENLGEMACVAVHPDYRNSSRGDCLLKTIKLNAKKINLKKIFVLTTHSIHWFQERGFIIVNVDKLPESKKKMYNYQRCSKILMMDLF
- the dxs gene encoding 1-deoxy-D-xylulose-5-phosphate synthase, which gives rise to MNFDIKKYPTLFLADSVKSLRYLPIKKLPQLCFELRRYLLDIIFITEGHCASGLGVVEITVALHYVYNTPFDNLLWDIGHQSYPHKILTGRAKKIISIRKKNGLHPFPFREESQYDVFGMGHSSTSISAGLGLSIAAQKEGKNRKTICVIGDGAITSGMAFEAMNHAGEIQTDLLVVLNDNEMSISKNTGALNIHLKNLKNIKHNYILKNSFFENLSFQYLGPFDGHDIFYLINLLKDIKNKKGSFLLHLITKKGKGYLPAELDPIKWHTVPQKNISSFDKVLTYSEVFGSWLCEIASIDKKLIAITPAMCEGSGMLNFSRLFPNQYFDVAIAEQHAVTFAAGLAAAGYNPVVSIYSTFLQRAYDQIIHDVALQKLSVLFAIDRAGIVGNDGPTHQGVFDLAYLRCIPGLVIMTPSNENECRQMLYTAYMYKQGPTVVRYPKGKGIGEPLTPMDVIPLGKSILRRVGHSIAILNFGVLLQAALSAANNLNATLVDMRFVKPLDTNIIIELSSQYKFFVTIEEGIISGGAGSSVNEFIMIKKILLPVLNIGLPDTFITQGSQKEIRHNYELDAEGIEKKIFSWVSSY